The following proteins are co-located in the Patescibacteria group bacterium genome:
- the epsG gene encoding chain length determinant protein tyrosine kinase EpsG — MKVKVSEINNKCDNEVVNTDITASIGDLLLDAGKISPSDVERIIAFQKQKGVYFGEAAKALGLISDDDIQKALSNQFDFPHLMASEESFSSELAAAYQPNSAQVEALRAVRGQLMLRWFIDVHKTLALISPSRNEGRSCMAANLAIVFSQIGERTLLIDADLRQPRQHALFNLQGGYGLSDVLAGRADLSIATRTTVFRDLFVLPAGTVPPNPGELISRGLKNCLQQLQIQFDVILIDTSPTEQGLDAQLIASLCGGALLVARKDKTKLDALQMLKETLQDTGIQCLGAVLTDF, encoded by the coding sequence ATGAAAGTAAAAGTATCTGAAATCAACAACAAGTGCGATAACGAAGTAGTCAATACAGACATCACTGCTTCCATTGGGGATCTATTACTGGATGCCGGAAAAATCAGCCCAAGCGATGTCGAACGCATTATTGCTTTTCAAAAACAGAAGGGCGTGTACTTCGGCGAGGCCGCCAAAGCGCTTGGGCTGATCAGCGATGACGATATACAAAAAGCCTTATCGAATCAATTTGATTTCCCACACCTAATGGCAAGCGAAGAGAGTTTCAGCTCGGAACTGGCTGCTGCGTACCAGCCCAATAGTGCACAAGTGGAAGCTCTGCGAGCTGTGCGAGGGCAATTGATGCTGCGTTGGTTTATCGATGTCCATAAAACCTTGGCATTGATCAGCCCCAGTCGCAATGAAGGACGCAGCTGCATGGCAGCCAATCTAGCGATTGTTTTTTCCCAGATTGGCGAACGTACGCTGCTGATTGATGCCGATTTACGTCAGCCTCGGCAGCATGCGTTATTTAATCTACAAGGTGGTTACGGTCTATCGGACGTATTGGCTGGGCGCGCTGATCTATCGATTGCTACACGAACTACCGTCTTCCGGGATTTATTTGTCTTGCCGGCTGGCACGGTACCTCCCAACCCGGGAGAATTAATAAGCCGAGGCTTAAAAAACTGTTTGCAACAATTGCAGATACAATTTGACGTCATCCTGATCGACACCTCGCCAACAGAGCAGGGTCTAGATGCACAACTTATTGCATCTTTGTGTGGTGGCGCCCTGCTAGTGGCGCGAAAAGACAAAACCAAATTGGATGCTTTACAAATGTTAAAAGAAACTTTGCAAGACACGGGAATTCAATGCCTTGGCGCAGTTTTAACAGATTTTTAA
- a CDS encoding glycosyltransferase family 4 protein, which translates to MNNKLKIAVVCFTGNSGLTDYSVSLCRELAKICDINFITADSYDAEKYRAGFPAIKLFRRTRHYPVDIFRFAFYLLRQRPDVVLFESWVKFPMLEWVLVSVFRAVGIRTALTIHDLLPHDQKPWSKLVLAWYYRNFDRLIVHSQRSVDGLIAMGVKTIPLLVPHGVYDIFNFDQLSRENVLPLFPDIKQDDFVVLFFGHIETRKGILEYLAASKLLENKPAFKFVVAGGNSLYGKAADKFNTYRPASNVVINDQSIPMDQVQHYFTLAHAVIVPYLEGTTSGVVKLAMAFDKPIIATDVGDFSETLNDWSGLLIQSDDITQNLAVAIKKMHNEYSSFMVALNKNKSKYQWEQIAHHHLNYLSTDCGLLSELASAPSDTAKN; encoded by the coding sequence ATGAATAATAAACTGAAAATAGCGGTCGTTTGTTTTACAGGAAACTCTGGGCTTACTGATTATTCTGTTTCCCTTTGCCGAGAGTTGGCAAAAATTTGTGATATCAATTTTATCACTGCGGATTCTTATGATGCCGAGAAATATCGAGCGGGCTTCCCTGCAATAAAACTGTTCAGACGAACAAGACACTACCCTGTCGATATTTTCAGGTTTGCCTTTTATCTACTGCGGCAAAGACCAGATGTGGTTTTATTTGAATCGTGGGTTAAGTTTCCTATGTTGGAATGGGTGCTTGTTTCGGTGTTTAGGGCTGTCGGCATTCGCACCGCTCTCACCATTCACGATTTGCTACCGCATGACCAAAAACCTTGGAGCAAACTGGTCCTAGCTTGGTACTACAGAAACTTTGACAGACTGATTGTGCATTCGCAGCGATCGGTGGATGGGCTGATAGCCATGGGGGTTAAGACTATACCGTTGCTTGTGCCGCATGGTGTGTACGACATATTCAACTTCGATCAATTATCTCGTGAAAATGTTTTACCACTGTTTCCTGACATCAAACAGGATGACTTTGTCGTTCTGTTCTTTGGACATATCGAGACACGGAAAGGGATATTAGAATATCTCGCCGCCAGCAAGTTGCTTGAAAATAAGCCTGCTTTCAAATTTGTAGTGGCTGGGGGTAATAGTCTTTATGGCAAGGCTGCGGATAAGTTTAATACATATCGGCCTGCTTCAAATGTGGTTATAAACGATCAAAGTATTCCCATGGATCAGGTCCAGCATTACTTTACCCTAGCACATGCTGTCATTGTCCCTTATCTTGAGGGCACAACAAGTGGTGTTGTTAAACTAGCGATGGCGTTTGATAAACCGATTATCGCGACTGATGTAGGTGATTTTTCTGAAACATTGAATGATTGGTCGGGTTTGCTTATCCAGTCGGATGATATCACGCAAAATCTTGCGGTGGCTATTAAGAAAATGCATAATGAATACTCCTCATTCATGGTTGCTCTTAATAAAAATAAGAGCAAGTATCAGTGGGAACAAATCGCCCATCACCATCTTAATTACTTGTCAACTGATTGCGGGTTATTATCGGAACTGGCATCAGCCCCAAGCGACACTGCCAAAAACTGA